In the genome of Dermacentor andersoni chromosome 3, qqDerAnde1_hic_scaffold, whole genome shotgun sequence, one region contains:
- the LOC126545235 gene encoding solute carrier family 22 member 6-like, which translates to MARPPHGQWTNVPDRSIKVPKMIKRNSDRRSRSEYGATQPTTNTTSGLVNAEAENDQIEQGATTYGHGNFQRRIFCYNILALVVLQCHNQVFAFISPSVGHWCKPSRRFANLSTALWKNAAIPVDDEGHYSECLVYVYPGHVNDTTVKRCDSWEYAAGETELSVLSFWNIVCHRTWLSSLAEVVYRSGALFIPVAGYVADMSGRQPVITTAVLSLVLSTIAGCFTESFAIYLATRFINSACASTVQMLTLIVLFEVIPLEFRTYYIGFACSLGVLVAELFFLLLKLFYHSIGWFFAQIIALTPTVLLLSAPLVICESPIWLMSMGHIKEAEAIMLKAARINGVQRENAENALKAIKNDMSRSDASLSRGVTPWAIVTPGVIRVRAISVFFSNFTIMFAFFIITRSTRLHGDTNATHIASVLLLAPSYLAMYCALNSCGRLKLLTVLLALLGGLSTICGIAIYARPVEVSYVLVIVARALVTVLIPTNYLYIIELFPTALRSAVVCGAYSCGRVGAVLAASLMPIKYAGREDVCFALAAMAAFANLVVVIQLPETSVGIKATEEVKKHKDLLEVMQRSLSPLRPKRRRMRGKIAGASSNEP; encoded by the coding sequence ATGGCGCGGCCACCTCACGGTCAATGGACCAACGTTCCCGACCGCTCTATTAAGGTGCCTAAAATGATTAAGAGGAACTCGGATCGCCGTTCTAGATCAGAGTACGGGGCCACCCAGCCGACGACCAATACCACGTCAGGCCTTGTGAACGCCGAAGCTGAGAACGACCAGATTGAGCAGGGTGCGACTACGTACGGCCACGGCAATTTCCAGCGGCGCATCTTCTGCTACAACATCTTGGCCctggtggtgctgcaatgtcACAACCAGGTCTTCGCATTCATCTCACCGTCGGTGGGTCACTGGTGCAAACCGTCCAGGCGCTTCGCCAACTTGTCGACGGCGCTCTGGAAGAACGCCGCCATTCCTGTCGACGACGAAGGCCATTACAGCGAGTGCTTAGTCTACGTGTACCCGGGCCACGTCAACGACACTACGGTCAAGCGCTGCGACTCGTGGGAGTACGCAGCGGGGGAAACAGAGCTGTCCGTGCTCTCCTTCTGGAACATCGTGTGCCACAGGACCTGGCTGTCGAGCTTGGCAGAAGTGGTGTACAGGAGCGGCGCGCTCTTCATACCCGTGGCCGGCTATGTAGCCGACATGTCGGGTCGCCAGCCTGTCATCACTACAGCTGTGCTGTCACTTGTTTTGAGCACCATCGCAGGCTGCTTCACGGAGTCGTTCGCGATCTACTTGGCAACCAGGTTCATTAACTCGGCGTGCGCCAGCACGGTCCAGATGTTGACACTCATCGTGCTGTTTGAGGTCATACCACTCGAGTTCCGCACCTACTACATCGGCTTCGCCTGTTCACTCGGTGTCCTTGTGGCCGAACTCTTCTTCCTGCTTCTGAAGTTGTTTTACCACAGCATCGGTTGGTTCTTCGCGCAGATCATCGCATTGACACCAACGGTTCTCCTGCTGTCAGCGCCTTTAGTCATCTGCGAGTCGCCGATATGGCTGATGTCCATGGGTCACATAAAGGAGGCCGAGGCCATTATGCTCAAGGCAGCCAGAATCAACGGCGTGCAGCGAGAGAACGCTGAAAACGCACTGAAAGCCATCAAGAACGATATGAGCAGAAGCGACGCCAGCCTGTCTCGGGGTGTAACTCCTTGGGCCATCGTCACGCCCGGCGTGATCCGCGTGAGGGCGATCAGCGTTTTCTTCTCGAACTTCACCATCATGTTCGCCTTTTTCATCATAACGAGGAGCACCCGCCTGCACGGGGACACGAATGCCACTCACATAGCGTCCGTCTTGCTCTTGGCTCCTAGCTACCTGGCAATGTACTGCGCCTTGAATTCGTGTGGCAGGCTGAAGCTATTGACGGTGTTGCTGGCTCTCCTCGGCGGATTGTCTACCATCTGCGGCATCGCCATCTACGCCCGTCCTGTGGAGGTGTCCTACGTGCTAGTAATCGTCGCCAGGGCCTTGGTCACCGTCTTGATACCGACCAACTACCTATACATAATAGAGCTCTTCCCCACGGCCCTTCGTAGCGCCGTCGTGTGCGGCGCTTACAGCTGTGGCCGAGTGGGAGCAGTTCTAGCAGCCAGTCTGATGCCCATAAAGTACGCCGGCAGAGAGGATGTGTGCTTCGCTCTGGCGGCCATGGCGGCTTTCGCAAACCTAGTGGTTGTGATTCAGCTGCCAGAGACCAGCGTCGGCATCAAGGCGACCGAAGAAGTGAAGAAGCACAAGGACCTTTTGGAGGTCATGCAACGGAGTCTGTCGCCGCTGCGGCCGAAACGCCGTCGAATGCGTGGCAAAATAGCAGGCGCGAGCAGTAACGAACCGTAG